ACGGTGAATGCAAACATGCGGTTTTTCGCAGATCTTGCTGGGGTTTCCTACCGCAACCAGCAACAAGAAATCAGTCGGGTACTGGAGTTGGTGGGCCTTGCCGATAAATTATCGGTGAAAGCGGCCGCCCTATCCCATGGACAGAAGCAACGTTTGCATATCGCGCGGGCACTGTTAGGGAACCCGCAGGTATTGCTTTTCGACGAACCCACCAGCGGCCTCGACCCCGATATTGCGCTTAAGGTGCGGGACGTGATTAGGAAAGCTGCCGACCAAGGTGCCGGAATGGTGCTCACATCGCATTCCATGTCGGAAATCTCCCAGTTATCCGATCGAATCGCGGTTTTAAACAACGGCGAAATTTCGATTGTGGGCAAAGAGAAAGACATTTTCGACTTCGCCCACGTCGATCAGGTGCTCGGGTTTAGTTTCGTGCCGCAATACGATTCCGAATTAGAGGACATTAAAACCGCACTGCGACCCTACGGACGCACGGTTATCAAACCGCATGGCGGAATGTGGCGACTCACCCACTACGTTCCAGTGGGCGTATCAATGCCAGGACTAACCGATCTGGTTAAAGACCGGGAATACACCCTGCGCTCTGCGGTATTGGAGGACGCTTTCTTGGCGTTGGCGGCGAATGGAAACGAGTAACTAGGCATGGGGTTTGTGCGTTTTATCCGAATGGCGTGGTTTCAGTTGATCGAATTTAGCCGCACCACATATTTTTTCCAATTGGTCATAAGCACCACGGTGGTTGCCGGAATCATTCAACGAATAGGCGTTGCCGCTTGGGGCGGTGACCCCTACCTGGGTTTTGTTCGCACCATAGCCATCGGCATGTGGACCTTAGCCGCTACCGCGTCGGGGATCTTAGGGTTTGAGCGCTTCAAAGGCACCCTCGTTTTCTTAGTGTCAGGGCGTATTTCATCCCTTGCCGGATTAGCGCCCACCGTCACTGCCTGCGCCACCTTTGGCTTACTTGCGGCACCTATTTCTTGGCTTGTGTGGTTTCCGCACGCAACTAACGCACCGGCTCTTCAATTGTGTGCAGGGCTTGTGGTCTTATGGCTATCGGTCGTAGTTAGCAGCTACATGATAGCGGCGGTCTTTATCGCAACCCCCAATGCGTTGGCCTACGAAGGGTTACTACTGGTGCCGCTTTTAGCGCTCAGTGGCATTTTTGATTTCACGGTGGCGGGCTACCTGGCAAGTGACGTCACCAGGTTCTTTATCCCCAGCGCGGGGGCGTTTCGCTACCTTGCTGCAGGAAACCCAGTGGACGCGGTGATTGCCGTGGCGGTTACCGGGTTGTGGCTTGTACTGGTGCGAGTTGTAGCGAACGCAACACTTGCCGCCGCCCGCCGTGATGCAACGATAGATGTGGTGTAAGCTCATGCGATTTATCTTTGATACGGCACGGGTTGCCGCCCGAAGCACTGGAACCTTTGCCAATCTTCGCACCTTTATTGTCGGAGTATTTGTGATTCCGCTTCTTGGTGTGGCCTTCAATGTCCTACTCGGGCAGGGAATAGGTGCACCAGATGTGCGTGCGATCGCATTGGCGTCGTTAAGCATAGGCGTCCTAGGGATCGCGGCGAGTACCTTTGTTGCAATCGTGGTGCACGATCGCACGCTTGGAATCATCGACGAGGTATTCTTCCGCCCGGGACACAGCTGGAAATACCTCATGGGAATCGCTATCCCGGCTTTCGGCACGGCAGTACTCACCGGCTGCGTATTATTCCTGATACTCGGTGGTTTTCACCCGCTTATGATGCTGCGTTTGGTGTTGCCTGCGGCGTTATGCGGCATCTGCTTCGGGGTCGCTGCCGCAGGAATCGGCTTAGCTAAAGGAAATCCCTATTTTCTCCTCAATTGGGTCATAGCGTTTCTGCCTTTAACCACGGGTGCAGTGGTGCCGCTGAGCTATTACCCAGAATTTATGCGGTATTTGCCCCTAAGTGCTGTGGTGCAATCGTGGCGGGAGAACACCCCGCTATCGCTTGTCGACGCCACCTACAACATCGGGTTCTTTATCCTCATCGCAATCCTCGGATTCATCGCCACCAAACGCTATGTCGCAGCCATTAGATCTGGAACCCAATTCCACGCGCTATAAAACCACAAAACGCGCGGCAGTGATCTTCATTGGATCTGCCGCGCGTTCATTTTTGGTTAACCCAGGTTTACCAGATGGTCACTCGATCTTCTGGTTCGATGAACACCTTCGCGCCGGGGCTGACATCGAATGCATCGTAGAATTCTGCAACGTTACCGGCAATAACGTTGCAGCGGAATTCGGCAGGGGAGTGTGGATCGATGGCTAGCAATTGGGCTGCGTATTCCGGGCGGAGTTTGGTGCGCCAAATATGCGCCCACGATAGGAACAGTCGCTGCAAGCCGGAATACTCGTGTTCGCTTAATCCTGGATCGGCACCGTCAGCGATAAACGGCTTGACCGGGGAGGAATCGAAATCCAATCCCTTGTCGGCGAGGTAGAGCCGGTAAGCAACCACGGCGATGCCCAGACCACCCAGGTCGCCGATGTTTTCACCGAGGGTGAATTCGCCGTTAACGCCAGCTGTTTCTATGCCAGTTCCCTCTAATACCGCTGGAACGAGACCATTAAATTGCTTAACTAGCTTGGCGGTTAGCTCGGTAAAGGCGGCGCGATCCTCGTCAGTCCACCAAGATTGCAGATTACCATCGCCGTCGTATTGTGAACCTTGGTCATCGAAACCGTGACCGATCTCGTGTCCGATCACAGCGCCAATCGCGCCGAAATTCTCGGCAGTATCAGCCTCTGGGGAATAGAACGGCGGGCGCAAAATCGCAGCAGGGAACGTAATGTCGTTGACCACCGGGTTGTAGAACGCATTAACGGTCTGTGGGGTGCTAAACCACTCGTCCCGGTCGGCCGGTTTGCCAACCTTTGCTAGCTCGTATGCGTGCTCAAACGCGCTGCCCTTTCGGACGTTTTCTACCAGGTCGGCACCATAAGGGGAGAAATCCAGATCCCCATAGTCACGCCATTTATCTGGGTAGCCGATCTTGGCGCGGAATTTCGCCAACTTCTCCAACGCCTTTTCACGGGTTGTTGGCGTCATCCATGCCAGATTGCTGATGCGCTCGTGATATGCCTTGACCAGGTAGTCCACCAAGGTGAGCATTTCTTGCTTGGAACTTGCCGGGAAGTACTTGTCGACGAATAATTGACCGATCTCCTGACCCACAAACCCCTCGGCGAGATTAAGGGCTCGCTTCCACCGATCTCGCTGTTCGGTCGCGCCGGTGAGTTTGGTGCCGAAGAAATCAAAGCTGGCACGGGCAATCTCTCCGGTCAAAAGTGCCGCACGCGAATTCAGAATCCGCCACGTAGCCCACAGTTTCCAATCCGCCAGCCGTTCTTCAGTCAACAGGGAATCTAAGTGAGCCATGAAGTCCGGCATCATCACAATGAGCCGCTGTTGTGGCACCTCAGCTGCGCGCAACATAGCCGCAACTTTTTCTGGCATTTGGTCAAATTCGGTGGGATTGAAGGTCTTAACTGCGTCCCGGGTACTGACTACGTCCCAGTGACCAGCAGCGATGTCCTTCTCCAGGGCGACAATTCGGTCAGCCGCGTCACCGTCAATGTTTAAGAACTTCAACATGCGCGCCACATGTTCCCTGTAAGCAGCGAGGGTCTCAGCGTGTGCCTCATCCCGGTAATAGGCTTCGTCCGGGAGGTTAAGCCCGCCTTGGAATAGGTACACCACAGCGTCTTCGCTGGCGGAATCTTTCGTCACCCACATGCCTACTGGGGCGCCGATTCCCACCTTGTCGAGTGCTCCTAGCGCATCGACGAAATCGGCGACGGTGGAAACGTCGATAAGCTGCAAGTCCGGTTCGATTGCTGCGATGCCCTTTTCTTCAATGCCAGCTTCGTCCATGAATGAACGATACAATTTGCCTGCGCGGGATTCCTGGGTGGCTGAGACAATCTCATGAACATCAATTTCTGATTGGTCACGCAACTGATAAAAGGTGCCTTCAGAAGCGCGATCAGCAGGGATAACATGCGTATCAAGCCACGGTCCGTTAACAAAACGGAAAAGATCGTTCATCGGTATAGTCATGAAAACAACATTAGCTAATTTCGTCTTGTAAGTTAGGATCATGGCTTTTTACCGACACCGACCTACTGGCACCACTGCCTCGTGGGTGGGCTTTAGCGGATTTTTACTATTTCTCCTGGTACTTCCTACCATTCTTAATTTCGTGGTCCCCGAAGGCGAACCAGTAAAAGAACCCGTCCGATTGGGCTATAAAGACGAGGATTGGGAAATCCAACTCAAAGATTTCGACGGCCAACCAATCGAGTGCGCCGAAGCCGTTTCGGAAACTTTTACCAAACGTTGGGAATGTGACAACTTCGTGTTGGACACCACTGTCATTGAATCCGGTGAACAGCCAAGCCGCACACTGTGGCGGGCAATTCGGGGCTACAGCACGCACACCCCACCAACCAACGGCGATATGTATCGAAGCGGCAACGTCCGGTTTATGGACAACTTCGACGAGGCCAACCAAACCGGAATCACCCTCACTGGACATGGGGAACAGGACGGCAACGCTATTCTTGTGTTGATCTCCGGGGAAAACCGCGATGACGCGGTGGATTTGGTCCTATCCACCCTGCTCAAAGAAGACGCCGAACTTTCAGGCAAAAAGCTTTCACTCAACGAGGTCGACCCCGATAGCTTTCAAGAGATAACCTCAGATTGGAGCGCTGCCTAGCATGCCAAATACTTTCGGACGCATAGTGTTCATAGTTGCCATCTGCTTTGGCACGATTGCTGGCGTGGTTCTTGTTGGCTTAAACGCGCTGTTATCAGTATCCGGCTTATTCGTCGGCCTTTTCTTCGCGGCGATTTATCTGCTTGTGGGAACCTACCTGTTTAAAATTTCCCCAATGTGGCCCAAAGCTGGCTGGAAATGGTATCTCAGTTGCCTACTGTGGGGTTCTGGGGTTTCGCTTTTAGTCGTTACCATCTTTGGCTCCTCCATCGGCGACCTAACAGAAAAACTCGGCTGGATTGAAGTATCAGCGTCGTTTGGCGGTGCCTATCCAGAGGAGATCGCAAAGACGCTGGGAACCGCCCTCATATTGCTGCAATTTAACAAACTCAACCGCCCATGGCATGGCTTTGTCACCGGTGGCATCATCGGCTTGGGCTTCGAAACCATCGAAAATCTGCTGTATGGTGTCATCGGTGCAACTATCGACTCAGATAGTGACTTTTCCGGGACGCTGGAAATGTGGCAACTACGCTCCGTGGCGGGGCCAGGACTGCACATCACTATGTCGGCACTCGCCGGGCTTGGTGTCGGCTATGCGATGTATCTAGCGAATATCTCCTTTGCGCGGCGGTTAGCCTATCTCGCCACCGGATTCCTTGCCGCCTTCACGCTACATTTCTGTTGGAACATCCTGTGGGATAGAGGTAACACTTTCCAGATCACGTGGCTAGCTGGTGTGGCATTAGTGCTGTATCCCACCTTTATCTACTGCTGGTACCTATGTAATAAGCAGGCGAAACTAGAGGGCGAACCGCTTACAACCCCACAGCCAATCACCCGAATGTCGCAACTGCCACGCGGGGTTATAACGATCAACTTGTCAGGCACCACTGATTCTGACAATTCACCCGGTGAGGATACCCAGGTTCTAGCGCAAACCTAAATTCCACCAGATACAGCGTAGCTGATACCATACGCAGCCATGATGATTGACTGGATAGAACAGTAAGCCACCGCATGTTTCCTGCATCGTTTTGGTACCTGGTAGTAGGGCAAGCACTGCAATCGCTTGCCCTATCCGCATTGTCGTTAGGTCTCATTTTCGTAGGCGTGGAAGAATCAAACCCCACCGGAATCGGGTTGGTACTGGCAGCCCGAACGTTACCCACCATGGTTCTTTCGCTGCTGGGTGGGGTAGCCGCCGACAAATACAACCGAGTGCGACTTGCCAGCATCACCTTAGTGGTAAGTGGATTTCTCCACCTTGTTTTAGCCTTTAGCTTGACCACATACGGATTAGGGTGGCAGGTCTATGCAATTTCTTTAGCTACCGGTCTTATCAGTGCATTTGGCGCCCCCAGTTTGTATGCATTGTTGCCGCAGATAGTACCTACAGAACACAATGTGCGTGCCAACGCCATCGCACGCGGTAGCCGCAATGTTATGTCAGTTATCGGCCCGTTGCTCGTTGGAATATTGGTCCCATTATTCGGCACGGATTTTCTGTTTTACCTCGTTGCAGCGCTCATTGTTATCGCAGGTATCTGCATTAGTCAGATTCGCGACATCACCACCAATTCCCCAACCACCGAAGCGGGGGACAATGACGACGATGTGAATGGCACTGCCGAATCCAAGCACACTGCCGTAACGATATCGAATCTTAGACACAAATATCCGTGGTTTATTTTTTCTATCGCCAGCTGGTCGATCCTACTCTTTCTGGAGTCCGGGGCGACGGCAGTGACCCTACCGTTCACATTTTTAGAAACCGGAACCAGCTCCCAATGGGCTCTGACACTATCTGCCACCTCGCTTGGCTATATCGCGGGTGCTGCGTACCTGTTGCGGTTTCCGCTAAAGCGCAACATTCTATCGTTGTCGTTTCTGGTCTTTCCGCTGGCGATCTTGCCACTGGTTGCAGTGGCTTCAGATACGTCGTTCTATGTGATTCTTTTTGCGTGTTTCCTGGCGGGTATTGGATTGGAACTGTCAGGTTCGTTGTGGGGATCGGTTTTGCAGACCCGAATTAGCCAGTCGGAAATAGGTCGGATTTCCTCGCTGGATTACGCCTTTTCTTTCGGTCTAATACCACTGGCATATATCGGATACGGTGCGTTAAGTGCCGCCTATTCTGGTCACACCATTCTGGTTGGTTCCACAATAGTGGTAGTTCTGATAAGCCTTATGGCGGCATGGAAAAACCACGAAACCCCAACCAGCAAACCGTAATGAGAAGCGACCTCAGCCATGATTCAGCCGTGGCTACGTCGAAAAGCACAAACACCGCCTGGCCACGGCAATCAATCATCGTGACCAGGCGGTGTTTGTGGTGGTTAGTTGTATTCCTTCTTATCGGTATCGATATTTTGGTGACCTGGGTTCCACAACCCGGAGCGAGTTACGGACTCATGATCAATGATTGCGATGTCAGGAATATCGCCTACCGAATTCGGGCGGATCTGATAACGCTCAATGGAGCCCCAGTCGCGCAGCCAGTCATCTTTGGCGTAGGCGGGGATTTCGTAGGAGTAATTCACGGTCTCAGCTGTGCCTAAGACACCGCCACCGTGGTAGTCCTGGAAGCTAGTGCCAGTGCGCTTACCCTTATAATCCGGAACGATGCGATACGTTGGGATTTCCGCAACACCTGCGTAGTGGTTAAACGGGCGTTGACATGGGAATTGCAGCGGAACTGACCAGTCAAGCAAACCGGGGGCTTGCGAACCAACCGTATTATTTAACGTATCGAGCTTTGGCACCCGAGGTGGAGTAAATACCAGCCATTGTTCTTCATCAAGGGAGGAATCGACGGCATGGATACGAACAACGTCTGCTTCTTTAGGTAGGTCGGAAAGCGGAAGCCTAAGGTTTCGCCACTTCCGCATAGGGCCAATGTCCAGCATTCGGGTTTCCCCGAGCTTTTCGACGCTACCATCGCCGTTCGTCTTGCCGTATTGCAGTACCAACTTCTGGCCTTCTTGTTCCACCCCATCTGCGTCGACACCTTCGATGATGCCAGCCGCAGACACGACGATAAGCGGGGAATCGGAAGTTTCTTCCGGAAGCTTATACCACTCGGTAGTGGTTTGGGCGTAGAACTGACGGCCCTGCGTGTAGGAGCCAACAACTGGGACGACGTCCGGATCAAGATTAAACGGCAATGTCCACGTGGAACCGTTGATTCCTTTGTCGCTGCGGCGTCCACCATCAACATTGAGTAACTCTGCAGCACTGACCAAATTAGGTAGCTGATTCGTGCCCAATTGCGGCAAACGATTCGGTTGGAACCCTCGGGTTTTATCGTTGGTGAGGGAATTACCCAACGAGCCGCTCAAGGGGCTGAGGAAAGAATCATTTGTGTTGGTTTCCACCAAAACGTAATCAGCCAGGCCACATGCTTTGTTGGCAACACTACGAATATTGCCCAGACCCACCGAATACGCCGGGTACTGGTCAATGAACGCCTTGGCAAAAGACGCGAGGGAGAACATCACCGCTAATGCACAGAAGAAAGCGATCGGGGCGGCAAAGAGATTGGTAAACCGGCTGGGACGTTTGTCTTTGCGCTTGTAATCGGTAGATGCGTCGACAAGCTCAGTTGCTAAACCGCTGCGGAACGATTGCACCACACCGATGATCAAAACTACTAAGGATACAACCATTAGCACTGTTGAAGCTTCGATGGCTTTAAACTGGATTGACTTATCCCACCACGGAATACCGTAACTAGAGACATACCAGAAACCATTGGTGCCAGATAGCGCGAATGCGAAAACAAAGAGCAGGCCACCCAGCACTAAGGTGCGGGCGTGGCGGGAGCGAGTCGCAATTTCGCTGAGTGCGATTGCCCCCAACGCGCCTAAAGCTGCGGCGATACCTGCCCACACACCGAAGTGGTGCGTCCACTTGGTGGGGGTGAAACTCATGAAGAACAGTGTGCCCAGGAAGATCATCATCAATCGCAGCGCTGGGCCCTTAGTTGAGCCGGGAACCTTGCCGTTTTTCAGCATTGAGGCAAATATGAAGACCACGCTTAAAAATGCCATCAACACAGCGAAGCGACGCGAGAAGGAACCATCGACTGCCTGCTGGAACAACACCTCGTAACGCACCCACTCTTGGTGCCACTTCAAACTGGGCCCCTTGTCGCCGCGGACATGAATCGACTCCAACACTGTCATGAGAGTTTGGTCGCCGAAAACCGCAAGGAAAACCGCAGTTCCTGCCGCTGCAAACGGGGCTAGAAGTGCTGTCCATCCAGCAATGAGTGCAGCGCGGGGTGAGGTATCTGTCACTCCGAAATACCGCAGCCTGCGGTGCATCACACGAATGAGGCTAGAAAGGCTAACCAGTAATGCAGCCACCGCCATCAAACCGGTGGGACCACAAGCCAACGTGAATGCTGCGACAATGGTTCCTATCGCAGCTGGGAATAGTCGATGCTGGTCAATCGCCCGTTCAAATGAAACCCAGGTAACCAGCGTGCCAAGCGCAATGATAGGCTCAGGCCGCAGGCCGTTGTTATACGGCAGCCAAAACGCCAGTAACATTAAGGCTGCGGTCCAATGCGCCGCCTTGCGGGCATTGATTCCTGAACCCAGGCGCGGCAGAATCTCGCGAGAGACGATCAGCCAGATCACAATGCCTGAAATCAGCGATGGCAACCGCATCCAGGTAGAAGCAGTAGACACCGTGGTCATCAGTGCTAAAAAGTCGTAATATGGCGCACCAAACGGCGATTCTGGGACGCCAAACCACCGGTAATAATTTGCCATGTAATCCGACTCCAGCGACACCCGAGCCATTGTCAGAATGAAACCGTCATCGGAGGTATTAGCACCGAAGAAATACCAGGCCACAAGAATGCCGAATACCACGCCATCAATCAGTCGGGGTTTAAAGAAACCAGCGGGCCAGAACTTGTAACCCCCTGCATTATCGAGCCGGTCGAGCCGATATAACGCAAATAACGCAACAAGTAGGAAGAATGCGGCGCCAAACATGGTGGCGTACTTCCAAATGGTGGGGGAAGACGTGTACCGGGA
The nucleotide sequence above comes from Corynebacterium mustelae. Encoded proteins:
- a CDS encoding ABC transporter ATP-binding protein, producing the protein MVVLDVKNLKRSFDNGATFAVKDVSFSVNQGEILGLVGINGAGKTTTVKMCGTLLAPTAGSITVAGIDAVAKPQQARSHIGLVLGVEKGFYPRATVNANMRFFADLAGVSYRNQQQEISRVLELVGLADKLSVKAAALSHGQKQRLHIARALLGNPQVLLFDEPTSGLDPDIALKVRDVIRKAADQGAGMVLTSHSMSEISQLSDRIAVLNNGEISIVGKEKDIFDFAHVDQVLGFSFVPQYDSELEDIKTALRPYGRTVIKPHGGMWRLTHYVPVGVSMPGLTDLVKDREYTLRSAVLEDAFLALAANGNE
- a CDS encoding M13 family metallopeptidase, whose product is MNDLFRFVNGPWLDTHVIPADRASEGTFYQLRDQSEIDVHEIVSATQESRAGKLYRSFMDEAGIEEKGIAAIEPDLQLIDVSTVADFVDALGALDKVGIGAPVGMWVTKDSASEDAVVYLFQGGLNLPDEAYYRDEAHAETLAAYREHVARMLKFLNIDGDAADRIVALEKDIAAGHWDVVSTRDAVKTFNPTEFDQMPEKVAAMLRAAEVPQQRLIVMMPDFMAHLDSLLTEERLADWKLWATWRILNSRAALLTGEIARASFDFFGTKLTGATEQRDRWKRALNLAEGFVGQEIGQLFVDKYFPASSKQEMLTLVDYLVKAYHERISNLAWMTPTTREKALEKLAKFRAKIGYPDKWRDYGDLDFSPYGADLVENVRKGSAFEHAYELAKVGKPADRDEWFSTPQTVNAFYNPVVNDITFPAAILRPPFYSPEADTAENFGAIGAVIGHEIGHGFDDQGSQYDGDGNLQSWWTDEDRAAFTELTAKLVKQFNGLVPAVLEGTGIETAGVNGEFTLGENIGDLGGLGIAVVAYRLYLADKGLDFDSSPVKPFIADGADPGLSEHEYSGLQRLFLSWAHIWRTKLRPEYAAQLLAIDPHSPAEFRCNVIAGNVAEFYDAFDVSPGAKVFIEPEDRVTIW
- a CDS encoding PrsW family intramembrane metalloprotease, which translates into the protein MPNTFGRIVFIVAICFGTIAGVVLVGLNALLSVSGLFVGLFFAAIYLLVGTYLFKISPMWPKAGWKWYLSCLLWGSGVSLLVVTIFGSSIGDLTEKLGWIEVSASFGGAYPEEIAKTLGTALILLQFNKLNRPWHGFVTGGIIGLGFETIENLLYGVIGATIDSDSDFSGTLEMWQLRSVAGPGLHITMSALAGLGVGYAMYLANISFARRLAYLATGFLAAFTLHFCWNILWDRGNTFQITWLAGVALVLYPTFIYCWYLCNKQAKLEGEPLTTPQPITRMSQLPRGVITINLSGTTDSDNSPGEDTQVLAQT
- a CDS encoding MFS transporter produces the protein MFPASFWYLVVGQALQSLALSALSLGLIFVGVEESNPTGIGLVLAARTLPTMVLSLLGGVAADKYNRVRLASITLVVSGFLHLVLAFSLTTYGLGWQVYAISLATGLISAFGAPSLYALLPQIVPTEHNVRANAIARGSRNVMSVIGPLLVGILVPLFGTDFLFYLVAALIVIAGICISQIRDITTNSPTTEAGDNDDDVNGTAESKHTAVTISNLRHKYPWFIFSIASWSILLFLESGATAVTLPFTFLETGTSSQWALTLSATSLGYIAGAAYLLRFPLKRNILSLSFLVFPLAILPLVAVASDTSFYVILFACFLAGIGLELSGSLWGSVLQTRISQSEIGRISSLDYAFSFGLIPLAYIGYGALSAAYSGHTILVGSTIVVVLISLMAAWKNHETPTSKP
- a CDS encoding arabinosyltransferase domain-containing protein, encoding MTLTTTTSKNGHTGLRNLAIVSGIMGFLLFILTPFMPVSQVQSSLHWPQNDSLNSVNAPLESYAPEKISLSVPISAINSLREDENLLVGTLPPDSEKATSRGLFVRSFDGAIDVLVRDNVYFQLEAEEVAALSPDAVLTVTSDLKATTVEIPGAIDADGEALYVTSEEEEDKRPQITGIYTELAGDAKSLIDAGLSVDVEINSRYTSSPTIWKYATMFGAAFFLLVALFALYRLDRLDNAGGYKFWPAGFFKPRLIDGVVFGILVAWYFFGANTSDDGFILTMARVSLESDYMANYYRWFGVPESPFGAPYYDFLALMTTVSTASTWMRLPSLISGIVIWLIVSREILPRLGSGINARKAAHWTAALMLLAFWLPYNNGLRPEPIIALGTLVTWVSFERAIDQHRLFPAAIGTIVAAFTLACGPTGLMAVAALLVSLSSLIRVMHRRLRYFGVTDTSPRAALIAGWTALLAPFAAAGTAVFLAVFGDQTLMTVLESIHVRGDKGPSLKWHQEWVRYEVLFQQAVDGSFSRRFAVLMAFLSVVFIFASMLKNGKVPGSTKGPALRLMMIFLGTLFFMSFTPTKWTHHFGVWAGIAAALGALGAIALSEIATRSRHARTLVLGGLLFVFAFALSGTNGFWYVSSYGIPWWDKSIQFKAIEASTVLMVVSLVVLIIGVVQSFRSGLATELVDASTDYKRKDKRPSRFTNLFAAPIAFFCALAVMFSLASFAKAFIDQYPAYSVGLGNIRSVANKACGLADYVLVETNTNDSFLSPLSGSLGNSLTNDKTRGFQPNRLPQLGTNQLPNLVSAAELLNVDGGRRSDKGINGSTWTLPFNLDPDVVPVVGSYTQGRQFYAQTTTEWYKLPEETSDSPLIVVSAAGIIEGVDADGVEQEGQKLVLQYGKTNGDGSVEKLGETRMLDIGPMRKWRNLRLPLSDLPKEADVVRIHAVDSSLDEEQWLVFTPPRVPKLDTLNNTVGSQAPGLLDWSVPLQFPCQRPFNHYAGVAEIPTYRIVPDYKGKRTGTSFQDYHGGGVLGTAETVNYSYEIPAYAKDDWLRDWGSIERYQIRPNSVGDIPDIAIIDHESVTRSGLWNPGHQNIDTDKKEYN